The proteins below come from a single Bryobacter aggregatus MPL3 genomic window:
- a CDS encoding DUF1844 domain-containing protein — MSDLEAKPPQASFEFLIASFIMQAQMQLGMFQMPEGEGEENKPNLAWAKHAIDLLGVLEEKTKGNLTLEEKRMLENSLTELRFRYVQAISGDTK; from the coding sequence ATGAGTGATCTTGAGGCAAAGCCGCCACAAGCGAGTTTCGAATTTCTCATCGCCTCCTTCATCATGCAGGCTCAAATGCAGCTGGGCATGTTCCAGATGCCGGAGGGAGAGGGTGAAGAAAACAAACCGAATCTCGCGTGGGCGAAGCATGCAATCGATTTGCTGGGTGTGCTCGAGGAGAAGACGAAGGGAAATCTGACCCTCGAAGAGAAGAGAATGCTGGAGAATTCGCTGACGGAGCTGCGGTTCCGCTATGTGCAGGCCATCTCGGGGGATACGAAGTAG
- a CDS encoding 2-hydroxyacid dehydrogenase — MSVTKSFTIGVSHDFAVDAKGHYEAAIEEICAQHPSLQFELMPFAEEDTPTAAQLDQYDGILALATRLNRTNLTGLRRLAVVSRWGVGYDRIDTEALTDAGIMLAITPNAVRRPVAEAAIALIFACSLKLVTQHKIVESGRWRSSLPGLGRNIAGRTLGSIGLGNIAGEMFRMSSSLGFGRMIATDPFASAAAARKLGVEMVSLPDLFRESDFLCVNCSLSAGTKGIVSRDMLKLMKRTAFLINTARGPLVDEAALTEALREDWIAGAGLDVFETEPLPLDAPIRNCRNVILAPHSLAWTEELARDNSRESCANLLAIAQGRLPGGIVNRDVIDHPLFQAKLEKGSFSR; from the coding sequence ATGTCGGTAACGAAAAGCTTCACGATCGGCGTGTCTCATGATTTCGCCGTCGACGCCAAAGGCCACTACGAGGCCGCCATCGAAGAGATTTGTGCGCAGCATCCAAGTCTCCAATTTGAACTGATGCCCTTCGCAGAAGAGGATACCCCCACCGCCGCGCAACTGGATCAATATGACGGCATTCTGGCATTGGCCACTCGCCTGAATCGAACGAATCTCACTGGCTTACGCAGACTCGCGGTCGTCTCGCGCTGGGGTGTCGGCTACGACCGCATTGACACCGAGGCGCTCACTGACGCGGGCATCATGCTCGCCATCACGCCCAACGCCGTGCGGCGGCCCGTTGCCGAAGCGGCCATCGCACTCATCTTCGCCTGCAGCCTCAAGCTCGTCACCCAACATAAAATCGTCGAGAGCGGACGCTGGCGATCTTCCCTGCCCGGCCTCGGCAGGAATATCGCCGGACGAACGCTGGGCTCGATTGGACTTGGCAACATTGCCGGCGAGATGTTTCGCATGTCGAGTTCCCTCGGCTTTGGCCGGATGATCGCCACAGATCCTTTCGCCTCTGCCGCAGCGGCCAGAAAACTCGGCGTAGAAATGGTGAGCCTTCCCGACTTATTCCGGGAGAGCGACTTCCTCTGCGTCAATTGCTCGCTCAGTGCCGGCACCAAAGGCATTGTGAGCCGCGACATGCTAAAGCTGATGAAGCGGACAGCTTTCCTGATCAATACCGCGCGAGGTCCGCTCGTCGACGAAGCGGCGCTCACCGAAGCGTTGCGGGAGGATTGGATCGCTGGAGCCGGTCTCGATGTTTTCGAGACCGAACCGCTCCCGCTCGACGCCCCCATTCGCAATTGCCGCAATGTCATTCTCGCGCCCCACAGCCTCGCCTGGACCGAAGAACTCGCGCGCGACAACTCGCGGGAATCCTGTGCCAATCTGCTTGCGATCGCCCAAGGCCGGCTCCCCGGCGGCATCGTCAATCGCGACGTGATCGATCACCCACTCTTCCAGGCAAAACTCGAAAAAGGATCCTTCTCTCGATGA
- a CDS encoding VWA domain-containing protein — protein sequence MRKFFAVLLASASLVGLTIYAQDAVFKVKVDMVVLSFTVTDSKGKYVNGLKHTDFRILEDGIVQKLATFSEGNRPPIQILEDGSTKPLSISDNTREVDLKGPSDAFVGTNVFVLFDTSNYMYRSFVYASDAIADFVRGLDKADSVAVYTFSRNLSRAADLTRDRNFAIAGLRKAVAGDDSALYNGLLLTLRDAAKVPGRKVVIVFSNGPDNGSMVAPDDVRAVAEDEGIPIYVISTAEVNKDPISSGVFRRIAGRTGGKAYFAKTWQKQVEAFESIREDLGNSYTITYYPQTNPNEGFRKVSVEIVTDPTKKLRVRARPGYRPRTT from the coding sequence ATGCGTAAGTTTTTTGCAGTCTTGCTTGCATCAGCCTCATTGGTGGGGCTGACGATTTATGCCCAGGACGCCGTCTTCAAAGTGAAGGTGGACATGGTGGTGCTCAGCTTCACCGTGACAGACTCCAAGGGCAAATATGTCAATGGCCTGAAACATACCGACTTCCGCATCCTTGAGGACGGGATTGTTCAAAAACTGGCAACTTTCTCAGAGGGCAACCGGCCGCCGATTCAGATCCTCGAGGATGGCTCCACCAAGCCGCTCAGCATCTCCGATAACACTCGGGAAGTCGACTTGAAAGGGCCCTCAGACGCTTTTGTGGGCACCAACGTCTTCGTACTCTTCGATACCTCGAACTACATGTACCGCAGCTTCGTCTACGCCTCGGACGCCATTGCAGACTTCGTGCGTGGCCTCGACAAGGCAGATTCGGTAGCCGTCTACACCTTCTCGCGCAATCTGTCGCGGGCCGCCGATCTGACACGCGACCGCAACTTCGCTATCGCCGGCCTGCGCAAAGCAGTCGCGGGCGACGACTCTGCGCTCTACAACGGACTGCTGCTCACGCTGCGCGACGCGGCAAAGGTTCCAGGCCGCAAGGTGGTCATCGTCTTCTCAAACGGCCCTGACAACGGATCGATGGTCGCCCCGGACGATGTACGCGCCGTTGCCGAAGATGAAGGCATTCCGATCTACGTCATCTCGACGGCAGAGGTGAACAAGGACCCGATCTCCTCTGGCGTCTTCCGCCGCATCGCCGGGCGCACTGGCGGCAAGGCCTACTTCGCCAAAACCTGGCAGAAGCAGGTGGAAGCTTTTGAATCCATCCGCGAGGACTTAGGCAACAGCTACACCATCACCTACTATCCGCAAACGAACCCAAATGAGGGCTTCCGCAAGGTCTCTGTCGAAATCGTCACCGACCCGACAAAGAAGCTGCGAGTCCGCGCCCGCCCTGGCTACCGCCCGCGCACGACTTAG
- a CDS encoding tagatose 1,6-diphosphate aldolase, which produces MSLSEGKKLHMHKLSNKDGIIAAAAMDQRGSLAKSLAAAKGVTQKEISQELMEEFKTAVVRALTPHATAILLDTEFGLPAAKARAANAGLLLAYEKTGYDATVPGRLPDLLPDLSALRIKELGADAVKILLYYAPDDDPKINEVKHAFIERIGSECQDVQIPFFLEFIGYDHNGGDDKTLEFAKKKPGIVMASMKEFSKPRYQVDVLKVEVPVNAEYVEGSSVYKGQKAYTRAEAIEYYRQSADVTSLPFIYLSAGVSNDQFTESLAMAGEAGTAFSGVLCGRATWKDAIPVFAQKGAAALEDWLATEGLKNINAVNEALKPAKPWWNRLS; this is translated from the coding sequence ATGAGTTTGAGTGAAGGCAAAAAGCTGCACATGCACAAGCTGTCCAACAAGGATGGCATTATTGCTGCTGCGGCCATGGATCAGCGTGGGAGCCTGGCGAAGAGCCTGGCTGCTGCCAAGGGCGTGACGCAGAAGGAAATTTCGCAGGAACTGATGGAAGAGTTCAAGACCGCCGTTGTGCGCGCGCTGACTCCCCATGCAACCGCGATCCTGCTCGACACCGAGTTTGGTCTGCCTGCCGCCAAGGCACGCGCCGCCAACGCCGGACTGCTGCTGGCCTATGAGAAGACCGGCTATGACGCGACTGTTCCGGGCCGTCTGCCCGATCTGCTGCCGGACCTGAGCGCTCTGCGCATCAAGGAACTGGGCGCCGATGCGGTCAAGATCCTTCTGTACTACGCGCCGGACGACGATCCGAAGATCAACGAAGTGAAGCATGCCTTCATCGAGCGCATCGGTTCGGAATGCCAGGATGTGCAGATTCCGTTCTTCCTTGAGTTCATCGGCTATGACCACAACGGTGGCGACGACAAGACTCTCGAGTTTGCCAAGAAGAAGCCGGGTATCGTGATGGCTTCGATGAAGGAATTCAGCAAGCCCCGCTACCAGGTGGACGTGTTGAAGGTGGAAGTGCCGGTTAACGCTGAGTATGTGGAAGGTTCGAGCGTGTACAAGGGCCAGAAGGCTTACACACGCGCCGAAGCCATCGAATACTATCGCCAGAGCGCCGACGTGACCTCGCTGCCCTTCATCTACCTGAGCGCCGGTGTGAGCAACGACCAGTTCACCGAGAGCCTGGCGATGGCCGGCGAAGCGGGCACTGCGTTCAGTGGTGTGCTCTGTGGCCGTGCGACCTGGAAGGACGCCATCCCGGTGTTTGCGCAGAAGGGCGCTGCTGCTCTCGAGGATTGGCTCGCGACCGAAGGTCTCAAGAACATCAACGCGGTGAACGAGGCCCTCAAGCCTGCCAAGCCGTGGTGGAACCGTCTGAGCTAG
- a CDS encoding bifunctional riboflavin kinase/FAD synthetase has product MESAARIIVLGSGTSVGVPMIGCHCRVCTSADPRDRRLRPSVALQFGDRVVLIDAGPDFRQQALRAGLPRIDAILLTHAHADHILGLDDVRPFNFRQKQTIPIYATRDVITAVERIYSYAFDDRPTQSTKPKLMLHEIDREPFEAAGIRFQPIPLSHGHGRSTGYRFGAAAYLTDHNEIPAESMALLQDLDVLFLDGLRYKPHPTHTHIARSLQYVEKLKPQRTYLTHICHDLPHARTESQLPPQVRLAYDGLEIAVGSGAYRKQSVVPQVYWNLSDLPANFGPTAVAVGNFDGLHVGHRQILRRCMQLATDLGLKPTVLTFHPHPKKLLAPDKAPKVLEPIAKRLERIGAEGIAQVVVLPFDEELASLSASEFLRRVLVGKLEAREILVGENFRFGNKQGGNVSLLRELAPKFGYEIEITEAVTTRGRIVSSSGIRELLLDGRVGLANRLLGYEFCLEGNVVSGEGVGRKVTVPTLNLDVLPLFEEDRVIPRDGVYITKTLDLTDGRSWHSITNIGYRPTFGAHGLSVETYLLDPLVGETPQRIRVDFCAFVREERKFENPDELKAQILRDVGRAQAYWRRRARWTSPA; this is encoded by the coding sequence TTGGAGAGCGCGGCGCGAATCATCGTTTTAGGTTCTGGGACCAGTGTCGGCGTGCCGATGATCGGTTGCCATTGCCGTGTATGCACGAGTGCCGACCCGAGGGACCGCCGCCTGCGTCCGAGTGTGGCCCTCCAGTTTGGCGATCGGGTGGTCTTGATCGATGCTGGCCCCGACTTCCGGCAGCAGGCCTTGCGAGCGGGTTTGCCACGGATTGATGCCATCCTTCTCACTCACGCCCATGCCGATCATATCCTCGGGCTTGACGACGTGCGGCCCTTCAACTTCCGGCAGAAGCAGACGATCCCGATCTATGCCACGCGCGATGTGATTACGGCTGTCGAACGCATCTATTCTTATGCCTTCGATGACAGGCCGACACAATCGACGAAGCCGAAGCTGATGCTGCATGAGATTGATCGCGAGCCGTTTGAGGCGGCTGGGATTCGCTTCCAACCGATTCCGCTGAGCCATGGGCATGGGCGGAGCACCGGTTATCGATTCGGAGCCGCGGCCTATCTGACCGATCATAATGAGATTCCGGCCGAGAGCATGGCGCTGCTGCAGGATCTGGATGTACTGTTCCTTGATGGACTTCGCTATAAGCCGCATCCGACGCACACGCACATTGCGCGCAGCCTCCAATATGTCGAGAAGCTGAAGCCACAGCGGACTTACCTCACGCACATCTGCCACGATTTGCCGCATGCCCGGACCGAGAGCCAGTTGCCGCCGCAGGTGCGGCTCGCATATGACGGTCTGGAGATCGCAGTGGGATCGGGTGCTTATCGCAAGCAGAGTGTGGTGCCGCAAGTCTATTGGAACCTGTCCGATTTGCCGGCCAACTTTGGGCCCACGGCGGTAGCGGTTGGGAATTTCGATGGTTTGCATGTCGGGCACCGGCAAATTCTGCGCCGCTGCATGCAACTGGCCACAGATCTGGGCTTGAAGCCGACCGTGCTCACCTTTCATCCGCATCCGAAGAAGTTGCTTGCGCCCGACAAAGCGCCAAAAGTGCTGGAACCGATCGCCAAGCGCTTGGAACGGATTGGCGCCGAGGGGATTGCTCAGGTGGTGGTGCTGCCTTTTGATGAGGAGCTTGCCTCGCTGAGCGCGTCTGAGTTTCTGCGCCGTGTGCTGGTGGGCAAGCTCGAGGCTCGCGAGATTCTGGTGGGGGAGAATTTCCGCTTTGGCAATAAGCAAGGCGGCAATGTGTCGTTGCTGCGGGAACTGGCGCCGAAGTTTGGCTACGAAATCGAGATTACCGAGGCCGTTACGACGCGCGGACGCATTGTGTCGAGTTCTGGAATTCGCGAATTGCTGCTCGACGGGCGTGTCGGGCTAGCCAATCGCTTGCTAGGCTATGAGTTTTGCCTCGAAGGAAATGTAGTGAGTGGTGAGGGGGTCGGCCGTAAGGTCACTGTACCGACCTTGAATCTCGATGTCCTGCCGCTCTTCGAGGAAGATCGTGTGATCCCGCGCGACGGGGTGTATATCACGAAGACTTTGGATTTGACAGACGGCCGGAGCTGGCATTCGATCACGAACATCGGTTACCGCCCCACGTTCGGCGCTCATGGCTTGTCGGTTGAGACCTACTTATTGGATCCTTTGGTGGGCGAAACTCCGCAAAGGATCCGGGTGGATTTCTGTGCTTTTGTCCGCGAGGAGCGGAAGTTCGAGAACCCCGACGAACTCAAGGCGCAAATTTTGCGGGATGTTGGACGTGCGCAAGCTTACTGGCGACGGCGTGCACGATGGACCAGCCCGGCATGA
- a CDS encoding prolyl oligopeptidase family serine peptidase, translated as MSYADTDAWKSISGQKISPNAKFLAYGLFPQEGDGNVVIRNLDTGAELYEPAGARPAPPAPDPERETPLPQRTTQITFSNDSRFVAFTTFPNQEELKKKASEQSKGGLVLVDTATMTPQRFTEIKNYQLPAESGILAFLKDNKEKTLTVLRLNGNQQKTIPGVVDYTLSKDGQTLVYATADAVLAMTTTNWEGNPLELLNAKGKYSKLTWDEKQSQLAFLGNDTVYLWDRKPGAARVAVSNSSPGLGAGFKLTEKGTLSFSRDGAHLFFPTALNRPRPKPEDGEKANYDLWHWKDESIQPMQKMRIGADRARNYRAVLHLAENRVLQLANLEVQEITPNENGQYAFGLDDRAYRSITEYDTKYADQYLINTLTGERKLLGKQRSGNYSWSPDGKYGLRFDSKDWLCLNVATGQESNLTAGLNANFYNEDYDAPGKPGAYGAGGWSRDGKYVLLYDRFDVWQNAPDGRQAKNLTDGVGRKRAIQFRIVRPETEERPEGFDPAKPLLLRAESIETRETGFFIDTIDGTAEPRQLIWSNKNFTAPVKAKNADVFLLTQSSFREYPDLTLTNSDMRTFQKVSDANPQIAGFNWGNSELMNFRSNDGQALKAAVYKPEDFNPTKKYPLLIYIYERLSQNVNTFAEPRPTNSINIPIYVSNGYIVLTPDISYRVGYPGDSAMNCVLPAIQKLIEEGYIDETRIGIQGHSWGGYQIAYMVTRTNLFKAAAPGAIVANMFSAYNGIRWGPGIPRQFQYERTQSRIGGTPWQYPLRFIENSPVFRADQVKTPLLMMHNDADDAVPWYQGIEFYLSLRRLNKEVYMFNYNGEPHNLRIRANQKHYSARLKEFFDYNLMSQPKPEWMEKGRSFLEKEPTAPARSSTATEDEDPDELP; from the coding sequence ATGTCCTACGCCGACACAGACGCATGGAAGTCCATCTCCGGACAGAAAATCTCCCCGAACGCGAAGTTCCTTGCTTACGGTCTTTTTCCACAAGAGGGTGATGGCAATGTTGTAATTCGCAACCTCGATACCGGAGCGGAGCTCTATGAGCCGGCCGGTGCGCGCCCTGCCCCGCCCGCTCCCGATCCGGAACGCGAAACTCCGCTGCCACAACGCACCACGCAGATCACCTTCAGCAATGATTCCCGCTTTGTCGCCTTCACCACGTTCCCCAACCAGGAGGAACTGAAGAAGAAGGCCAGCGAGCAATCGAAAGGCGGTCTCGTGCTGGTTGACACTGCGACGATGACGCCCCAACGTTTCACCGAGATTAAGAACTACCAACTCCCTGCCGAATCCGGCATCCTCGCCTTCCTCAAGGACAACAAGGAGAAGACCCTGACGGTTCTTCGCCTCAACGGCAACCAGCAAAAGACCATCCCCGGTGTCGTCGACTATACCCTCAGCAAGGATGGCCAGACCCTCGTCTACGCCACAGCGGACGCTGTGCTCGCCATGACGACCACCAACTGGGAAGGAAACCCACTGGAGTTGCTGAACGCAAAGGGCAAGTACTCAAAGCTCACCTGGGACGAGAAGCAATCGCAACTCGCCTTCCTGGGAAACGATACGGTCTATCTGTGGGATCGCAAACCGGGCGCCGCGCGGGTTGCCGTTTCAAACTCTAGCCCTGGCCTCGGCGCCGGGTTCAAACTCACCGAGAAAGGGACGCTCAGCTTCTCCCGGGACGGAGCGCATCTGTTCTTCCCTACTGCCCTCAATCGCCCGAGGCCCAAGCCGGAGGATGGCGAGAAAGCGAACTACGACCTCTGGCACTGGAAAGATGAAAGCATCCAGCCCATGCAGAAGATGCGCATTGGTGCGGACCGTGCACGGAACTACCGCGCCGTCCTCCACCTGGCGGAGAATCGAGTCCTCCAGTTGGCCAATCTGGAAGTGCAAGAGATCACGCCGAACGAGAATGGGCAATATGCCTTCGGCCTCGATGACCGCGCCTATCGCTCCATCACGGAATACGACACCAAATACGCCGATCAATACCTCATCAATACACTGACCGGCGAGCGCAAGCTCCTCGGCAAGCAGCGTAGCGGCAACTATAGCTGGTCTCCCGACGGCAAGTACGGCCTTCGCTTCGACAGCAAAGACTGGCTCTGCCTCAACGTAGCTACCGGACAGGAGTCGAATCTCACGGCCGGGCTCAACGCCAACTTCTACAACGAGGATTACGACGCCCCCGGCAAGCCCGGTGCCTACGGCGCCGGCGGCTGGAGCCGCGACGGCAAGTACGTCCTCCTCTATGACCGTTTCGACGTCTGGCAGAACGCACCGGATGGCCGGCAGGCCAAGAATCTCACCGATGGCGTCGGCCGCAAACGCGCCATCCAGTTCCGCATTGTCCGCCCAGAGACCGAAGAGCGACCCGAAGGCTTCGATCCCGCCAAACCACTGCTGCTCCGCGCCGAATCCATAGAGACCCGGGAGACCGGCTTCTTCATCGATACGATCGATGGCACCGCGGAGCCGCGGCAACTCATCTGGTCGAATAAAAATTTCACCGCTCCGGTCAAGGCGAAGAATGCAGACGTGTTCCTGCTCACCCAGTCCAGCTTCCGCGAATACCCCGACCTCACCCTCACCAACAGTGATATGAGAACCTTCCAGAAGGTCTCTGACGCGAATCCCCAGATCGCCGGCTTCAACTGGGGCAATTCCGAGTTGATGAACTTCCGTTCCAACGACGGCCAGGCGCTCAAAGCAGCCGTTTATAAGCCCGAGGACTTCAATCCCACCAAGAAGTACCCGCTGCTCATCTACATCTACGAACGGCTCAGCCAGAACGTCAATACCTTCGCCGAACCCCGTCCGACGAACTCGATCAACATCCCGATCTATGTCTCCAACGGCTACATCGTCCTCACGCCCGACATCAGCTACCGCGTCGGCTACCCCGGCGACAGCGCCATGAACTGCGTCCTGCCCGCGATCCAGAAACTGATCGAGGAAGGCTACATCGACGAGACGCGCATCGGCATCCAGGGACATAGTTGGGGCGGCTACCAGATCGCCTACATGGTTACCCGCACCAACCTGTTCAAGGCGGCCGCGCCCGGCGCCATTGTCGCCAACATGTTCAGCGCCTACAACGGCATCCGTTGGGGCCCTGGGATCCCTCGCCAGTTCCAATACGAACGAACCCAAAGCCGCATCGGCGGCACACCCTGGCAATACCCGCTGCGCTTTATCGAAAATTCACCAGTCTTCCGCGCAGATCAGGTGAAGACGCCGCTGCTCATGATGCACAACGATGCCGACGACGCCGTGCCCTGGTATCAGGGCATCGAATTCTATCTCTCACTCCGCCGTTTGAACAAAGAGGTCTACATGTTCAACTACAACGGCGAGCCGCACAACCTACGAATCCGTGCCAATCAGAAGCACTACTCCGCACGCCTCAAGGAGTTCTTCGACTACAACCTGATGAGCCAGCCCAAGCCGGAGTGGATGGAGAAAGGCCGCTCCTTCCTTGAGAAAGAGCCCACGGCCCCCGCGCGATCAAGCACCGCAACCGAAGACGAGGATCCTGACGAGCTTCCCTAA
- a CDS encoding HpcH/HpaI aldolase family protein, with amino-acid sequence MKPNRFQQVLRQGRIPVGHMVWEFASRGLPRILESADLDFVVYDMEHSGFDVDRIADLLAWSHGCSFAPFVRVPEDKYHFLARVMDSGALGVMLPNVKTAAQAARIVDAVKYPPNGHRGLGLGHAHNNYIAPNPTEYLAYSDSNTTVICQIESPEGLANVDAIAATPGVDVIWIGHYDLTANMGILAQFDNPDFQAALRTVVQAANKHGKAAAIQPGTPLQLADWRAAGFHVLSYGADSGLYKTALSEAVLRVRA; translated from the coding sequence ATGAAACCCAATCGCTTCCAACAAGTCCTCCGTCAAGGCCGTATTCCCGTCGGACACATGGTCTGGGAATTTGCCTCGCGCGGCTTACCGCGCATCCTCGAATCGGCTGATCTTGACTTTGTCGTATATGACATGGAGCACTCCGGCTTCGATGTCGATCGCATTGCCGACCTGCTCGCCTGGTCCCACGGCTGCAGCTTCGCGCCCTTTGTGCGCGTCCCCGAGGACAAGTACCACTTCCTGGCCCGTGTGATGGACAGCGGCGCTCTCGGAGTGATGCTCCCGAACGTGAAGACTGCCGCCCAGGCCGCTCGAATCGTTGACGCTGTCAAGTATCCGCCCAACGGTCATCGTGGTCTCGGGCTTGGCCACGCACACAACAATTACATTGCTCCGAACCCGACCGAATATCTGGCTTACTCAGACTCCAACACCACCGTCATCTGTCAGATTGAATCCCCCGAAGGACTGGCGAATGTCGATGCCATCGCGGCCACCCCAGGCGTCGACGTCATCTGGATCGGACATTACGATCTCACGGCGAATATGGGCATCCTGGCACAATTCGACAACCCCGATTTCCAGGCGGCACTGCGGACTGTCGTCCAGGCGGCGAACAAACATGGAAAAGCTGCTGCGATCCAACCCGGCACTCCGCTACAATTGGCGGATTGGCGTGCGGCAGGCTTCCACGTTCTCTCGTATGGCGCAGACTCTGGACTCTATAAAACTGCGCTCTCCGAGGCAGTCCTGCGAGTACGCGCGTAA